From Watersipora subatra chromosome 2, tzWatSuba1.1, whole genome shotgun sequence, one genomic window encodes:
- the LOC137388293 gene encoding uncharacterized protein — translation MSEATARRINCKIEPTKRVLKGADGKRLETVGESKIELISKRGQRIISRISVMKGNNSNLLGKPEIINLGLVKTIQRVTRIEDEMAKKYPNLFEKLGTLPDVFRINLREDSTPVCLQVPWRLPISLKEATKQEIARMEKLGVMKKIEKPKKWCSGVVVAPKSKGKVRICVDLMQLNKSVLRENFPLPTL, via the coding sequence ATGAGTGAAGCAACAGCAAGGAGGATAAACTGCAAGATTGAACCAACTAAACGAGTACTGAAAGGGGCAGATGGCAAGAGGTTAGAGACAGTAGGCGAGTCAAAAATTGAGTTGATCTCAAAGAGAGGACAAAGAATAATATCGAGGATCAGTGTTATGAAGGGAAACAATAGTAATCTGTTAGGGAAACCGGAAATAATAAATTTAGGGCTAGTTAAGACAATTCAAAGAGTGACTAGGATAGAGGATGAGATGGCAAAGAAATACCCAAATTTGTTCGAAAAGCTTGGAACACTACCAGACGTGTTCCGGATAAATTTAAGGGAAGACTCGACACCGGTGTGTCTCCAAGTGCCATGGAGGTTGCCTATAAGTCTGAAGGAAGCAACGAAACAGGAAATAGCAAGGATGGAAAAATTAGGAGTAATGAAAAAAATAGAGAAACCAAAAAAATGGTGTTCAGGAGTGGTAGTAGCGCCAAAGAGTAAGGGAAAGGTCCGAATTTGTGTTGATCTGATGCAACTAAACAAGAGTGTGCTCAGAGAAAATTTCCCACTGCCTACATTGTAA